The Candidatus Desulfofervidus auxilii DNA segment TAGCACTAAAAATCTTATTTTTAATAGATTGAAACTTTCTTATCTCCTGTCCAATAAAAAAGCAAAAATCTTCTATAGAATGCACATTCATAAGGTCTATTTTTAAAGTAACCCATCCCTCCTCATTTAGCTTACCCATCACCTGATTAAGAAGCGATGTTTTACCATAACGCCTTAAACTAACGAGACACACACTTTCAGAAGACTTTGCCCTATCTATTAACCATTTAATTTCAGACGCTCGGTCACAAAAGGGCTCTCCATATTTAATTTCTCTTCCCACTACAAATGGATTTCTCATATTTTATTCCTTTAGATTATCTATTATAGATAATCTAAAAATGATAATTAATCAATAGTTAAAAATCTGTTTATCCCATCTTTTAGAGAACTCCCAATGTTAATCTGCATAGCTTAACGAAGATTTATAACATTTCACAAAAAGTTTTTGATTTTTAACTAATTTTACGCTATTTATTATTTAAACTTAAGGAATATTTTAGGTAACCATAACATAACAGGAAGGAAAAATGAATAAAATTAGTGAAATTATCAGAGAGTTAAGTGATTTTGCCTGGGGCCCTTATATGATTATTTTCCTTGTGGGTATTGGCCTCTATTTAACATTTATAACAGGATTTATTCAACTTAAAGGTTTTGCTTATGCCTTTCGCATCTTATTTAAAAAAAATAAAGATAATTTTGCAGGTGAGATTACACCCTTTCAAGCACTTTGCACCGCTTTATCTGGTGCTATAGGCATTGGCAATATTGTAGGTGTTGCCACAGCCATTGCAGCAGGTGGGCCTGGTGCCATTTTTTGGATGTGGGTTACTGCTATTGTAGGTATGGCAACCAGTTATAGCGAATGTCTGTTAGCAGTAAAATACCGTGTCACTCATTCAGGCGAAGTAAGTGGGGGTCCTATGTATTATTTGGAAAGAGGGTTAGGACTTAGGTGGTTGGGAATTTGTTTTGCCATTTTTGCTTTATGTGCTTCCTTTGGTATAGGCAATATGGTGCAAGCCAATTCTGTTGCAAATGCACTTTATGATACCTTTCAAGTACCAAAGTGGCTCACAGGGGCTATACTCACCGTCTTAATTGGTTTAGTTATTATAGGCGGTATTAAACGCATTGCCAAAGTAGCTAGTTGCTTAGTGCCTTTTATGGTAGTGATTTATATGGGTGGATCATTAATTATATTGATTAAGAAATTTACTCTATTACCAGAAGCCTTCCATTCTATCTTTTATCATGCTCTTAATCCTACAGCCGCTGTGGGAGGATTTACAGGTGCTATGGTAAAGGAAACAATTCGGTTCGGGATAGCAAGGGGCCTCTTTTCTAACGAGGCAGGTTTAGGTAGTACCCCTATTGCCCATGCAGCTGCTAAGATTGATCAACCTATTAAAGAAGGTTTAGTAGCCATGTTAGGTCCTTTTATTGATACTATTGTTGTGTGTACCATGACCGCCCTCGTTATTATTGTTTCTGGGGTATGGAAAAGCGGTGAGACTGGAGTTGTTCTTTCCTCTATGGCTTATGAAAAAGGCATTTATGGAGGTAGATATATAGTTGTTGCTGGTGTAGTACTTTTTGCCTTTTCTACTATCATTTCATGGTCATATTATGGAAATAGATGTATTAAATATTTATTAGGTGAAAAAACCGTTTATACTTACAAATGGTTATATGTATTTTTAATTTTTGTTGGTGCTATTGTTCACTTAGAAATTGTTTGGAATTTTTCTGATGTGACAAATGGTCTTATGGCCATTCCTAATCTTATTGCCTTACTAGGACTTTCAAAAGTAGTAGCAAAAGAAACAAACAACTATTTTTCTTCAAAAAATTAGTCGCAATATTTACAAAAAGCCAAACACAATTTCTGGATATATTTCATAAAAAATTTTGCTGACATCATTGATTATTAAAATTTATACTCATTCTTGAATGGATAAACTTAATACTGAAATATTATGCCAAAAGGATGCGTTTTATGTAAAGGTTTTTTATATAAACTCTATTTGTTAAATAAGTTATGCTAATTCTTCAAAACCTCACGGAATTCTAAATGACCTTTGGCAACCTGCCTGCCCCTGCCCGCAGGCAGGCGGGGACAGGTAGGGAAGTTTGTTAATAAGGGATTTAGCAAGTTCCTGGGCTTCTGGGTCATGGCTTTTAAGGACCGTTAAAAGGAGTTTTTTAAGTTGGCCACGCCAGTTAAATGGAGGAATTAGACAATATTGTATATAGAGAAAATGGAAAAGGCCCGTCTAATCTAGGCTACCAAGCAGGACTTCGTCAAAGTAATTTTAACAGAGATCCAAATGATGGACATTAGAAAAAACCAAATCTTAAAATGACAAATGACAAAGCTCAAATGTCAAATCAAGCCCAAAATCCAAATGACAAAATTAGTAAATAGTGAGGGAGTAAGGAGTGAGACAAAAAACTTATTTGGCTATTTCATTCCCTCACTATTTCACTACTCACTGATTTAATGTTTTGGCATTAAGACATTTGGATTTCATTTGGCCTTTGGATTTTGAAATTTGGATTTTTTATTTTTGTTAAATTACTTATGGCCTGACTTTGACGTATCCCTAGCAGACAGGAATGATGACATAGATTCCATTTTATGCTAATTTTGGACTATGAAATGTCCTTTTTGTGGTTCGTTAGATAATCGGGTGGTTGATTCTCGTCTGAGCAAAGACAATACCGCCATTAGAAGACGGCGGGAGTGTTTGCATTGTGGGCGGCGTTTTACTACTTATGAATATGTGGAAGAAATCCAATTGATGGTGATAAAAAAAGATGGTCGTAGAGAGCCATTTAATCGACAAAAGATATTAGAAGGAATCAAAAAAGCCTGTCAAAAAAGGCCCATCAGTATTGAACAAATGGAAGAATTTGTTTCAGAATTAGAACATCAATATCAGGAAGCAGGTCTTAAGGAAATACCTACCTCAGATATTGGCGAAAAGGTAATGGCCAAGTTGCACCAATGGGATAAGGTGGCTTATGTGCGTTTTGCCTCTGTCTATCGTGATTTTAAGGATATAAACGAATTTATGCGTGAACTGGAGGAAATCCTTGCCCATAAAAAGGAAAGATAAGGTATTTTATATGCGGCGTGCCTTAAAATTGGCAAGGAGGGCATTGGGACGGACTTCTCCCAATCCTTTAGTGGGAGCAGTTATTGTTAAGAATAATCAGATTATAGGAGAGGGTTATCATCATAAAGCCGGCCTTCCTCATGCCGAAGTAGAGGCTATTAAGGCAGCCGGAACAAAAGCAAGAGGAGCAGATTTGTATGTGACTTTAGAGCCATGCAATCATTATGGCCGCACACCACCTTGCACAGAGGCCATTTTAAAGGCAGGGATTAGAAGGGTTTTTGTAGGGATGCGTGACCCCAATCCTTATGTAAAGGGTAGGGGAGTGGAATACCTTAGAAGTCAGGGTATAGAAGTAGAAACAGGTATTCTACAAAATGAATGCCGTGATTTAAATGAGGTTTATATTAAATATATTACTACTGGCTTGCCTTTTGTGAGTCTAAAACTAGCTGCCACTCTGGATGGAAAAATTACTTTGGGCTCTACTGAAGATAAGTGGATTACCAATGAGAAATCACGCCGATTTGTGCACCACTTACGAGACATTCATGATGCCATTTTAGTGGGCATTAATACTGTTATTAAAGATGATCCTTTTTTGACTACTCGTCTCCCAAGAAAAAAGGGTAAAGACCCTGTGCGGATTATTCTAGATACTCATTTACGTATTCCTTTAGAAGCAAAAGTGCTTCATTT contains these protein-coding regions:
- the nrdR gene encoding transcriptional regulator NrdR, whose amino-acid sequence is MKCPFCGSLDNRVVDSRLSKDNTAIRRRRECLHCGRRFTTYEYVEEIQLMVIKKDGRREPFNRQKILEGIKKACQKRPISIEQMEEFVSELEHQYQEAGLKEIPTSDIGEKVMAKLHQWDKVAYVRFASVYRDFKDINEFMRELEEILAHKKER
- a CDS encoding alanine/glycine:cation symporter family protein yields the protein MNKISEIIRELSDFAWGPYMIIFLVGIGLYLTFITGFIQLKGFAYAFRILFKKNKDNFAGEITPFQALCTALSGAIGIGNIVGVATAIAAGGPGAIFWMWVTAIVGMATSYSECLLAVKYRVTHSGEVSGGPMYYLERGLGLRWLGICFAIFALCASFGIGNMVQANSVANALYDTFQVPKWLTGAILTVLIGLVIIGGIKRIAKVASCLVPFMVVIYMGGSLIILIKKFTLLPEAFHSIFYHALNPTAAVGGFTGAMVKETIRFGIARGLFSNEAGLGSTPIAHAAAKIDQPIKEGLVAMLGPFIDTIVVCTMTALVIIVSGVWKSGETGVVLSSMAYEKGIYGGRYIVVAGVVLFAFSTIISWSYYGNRCIKYLLGEKTVYTYKWLYVFLIFVGAIVHLEIVWNFSDVTNGLMAIPNLIALLGLSKVVAKETNNYFSSKN
- the ribD gene encoding bifunctional diaminohydroxyphosphoribosylaminopyrimidine deaminase/5-amino-6-(5-phosphoribosylamino)uracil reductase RibD, whose amino-acid sequence is MPIKRKDKVFYMRRALKLARRALGRTSPNPLVGAVIVKNNQIIGEGYHHKAGLPHAEVEAIKAAGTKARGADLYVTLEPCNHYGRTPPCTEAILKAGIRRVFVGMRDPNPYVKGRGVEYLRSQGIEVETGILQNECRDLNEVYIKYITTGLPFVSLKLAATLDGKITLGSTEDKWITNEKSRRFVHHLRDIHDAILVGINTVIKDDPFLTTRLPRKKGKDPVRIILDTHLRIPLEAKVLHLNSLSPTIIVTSLAAPFEKIRALQKLGAEVLQISSENDRLSLLELLKILGKKKITSLLVEGGAQVATSFFNKGLVNKVYFFYAPKIAGKGNLSLVGALNKGIFLKNISWRRFDNDILVIGYPEKT